In Candidatus Peregrinibacteria bacterium, a single window of DNA contains:
- a CDS encoding thiolase family protein: MTQMYIVAGARTPFAKYVGCSKGGMLQKFSAADLGKIASAEAMKRAHIPPEEIDHVILGTVFQVEKDAVYAARNMSLELGIPEHVPALTVQRNCASGMQAIISGALEIIAGKAEVVLSVGAESMSNIPHVVRGMRKNGNFQKFEVNDFLAESLEHEYAKTSMSETAENIAREHNISRDAMDVFAYESHKRAAESYTKGILREEIVPVNIQISGEEVSFDRDDTVRENIDLGALSSLPPAFHPDGTITAGNACGIADGAASVIVASEEYVEKNSLSSLGKIIDWSIVGLDPAYMGLGPVPATQKLLTRTGKNIDEIDLWEINEAFAAQYLGVEKKLGIPREKVNVNGGAIAIGHPLGASGVRLILTLLLELRRRKKRFGIASMCIGGGQGIAVLLEAISE; encoded by the coding sequence ATGACCCAAATGTATATTGTTGCGGGAGCACGTACTCCATTTGCCAAATACGTCGGCTGCTCAAAAGGCGGAATGCTCCAAAAATTTTCTGCAGCTGACTTAGGGAAAATAGCTTCTGCAGAGGCAATGAAACGTGCACACATTCCTCCAGAAGAGATTGATCATGTTATTTTGGGGACGGTTTTTCAGGTGGAAAAAGATGCAGTGTATGCAGCACGAAATATGAGTCTTGAACTCGGAATCCCAGAACATGTTCCCGCTCTCACGGTTCAGAGAAATTGTGCTTCTGGAATGCAGGCGATTATTAGTGGAGCACTTGAAATTATCGCAGGAAAAGCTGAAGTCGTCCTTTCTGTAGGTGCCGAAAGTATGTCGAATATTCCGCACGTTGTCAGGGGAATGAGAAAAAATGGAAATTTTCAAAAATTCGAAGTAAACGATTTTCTTGCAGAAAGTTTAGAGCATGAATATGCGAAAACTTCGATGTCAGAAACCGCTGAGAATATTGCCAGGGAACACAATATTTCTCGTGATGCAATGGATGTCTTTGCATACGAAAGTCACAAGAGAGCTGCAGAATCGTATACAAAAGGAATTCTTCGTGAGGAAATTGTTCCTGTGAATATTCAAATTTCTGGAGAAGAAGTTTCATTTGATCGTGACGATACGGTAAGGGAAAATATTGATCTTGGCGCACTCAGTTCTCTGCCTCCCGCATTTCATCCAGATGGAACCATCACTGCTGGAAATGCTTGTGGAATCGCAGATGGAGCCGCTTCAGTAATCGTTGCTTCTGAAGAATATGTGGAGAAGAATTCGCTTTCGTCACTCGGGAAAATTATTGATTGGTCGATTGTTGGTCTCGATCCCGCGTATATGGGACTCGGTCCTGTGCCGGCAACTCAAAAACTTCTCACTCGAACGGGAAAAAACATCGACGAAATAGATCTGTGGGAAATTAATGAAGCGTTTGCGGCGCAATATCTTGGTGTTGAAAAAAAACTCGGAATTCCTCGTGAAAAAGTGAATGTGAATGGAGGAGCAATAGCAATTGGTCATCCGCTCGGAGCGAGCGGAGTTCGTCTCAT
- a CDS encoding lipoate--protein ligase family protein, whose protein sequence is MALDEVLTQRIANGESEPTLRFYGWKPSAISIGYFQSLEAEVDLKKCEELLVDVVRRQTGGGAVFHDTEVTYSMHIPLSLKLVPEKVLESYQKICGGILKGLSRLEIEAQFAPLNDIVVDGQKISGNAQTRKQGILLQHGTILTSLDVEKMFDLLKVPDEKLKGKLISTVKERVTAIDRHLGKEISQKDVVNALVTGFSEEFPSILFTPSSLTEDETKAIQKLAHEKYEQRNWNSLR, encoded by the coding sequence ATGGCGCTTGATGAAGTGCTTACTCAGAGAATTGCAAATGGCGAGTCAGAGCCAACACTTCGATTCTACGGATGGAAGCCTTCTGCAATTTCGATTGGATATTTCCAGTCGCTTGAAGCGGAAGTTGATCTCAAAAAATGTGAGGAGCTTTTAGTTGACGTTGTACGTCGACAAACTGGTGGAGGAGCGGTATTTCATGATACAGAAGTCACATATAGCATGCATATTCCACTTTCCCTGAAACTTGTCCCTGAGAAAGTCCTTGAATCGTATCAAAAAATTTGTGGAGGGATTTTGAAAGGATTATCAAGGCTTGAAATTGAGGCACAATTTGCTCCGCTCAATGATATTGTCGTCGATGGACAGAAAATTTCTGGGAATGCGCAAACGCGAAAGCAAGGAATTTTGTTGCAACACGGAACAATTTTGACCTCACTTGATGTCGAGAAAATGTTTGATCTCCTCAAGGTTCCGGATGAAAAATTGAAAGGGAAACTTATTTCAACTGTGAAAGAACGTGTTACGGCAATTGATCGTCATCTCGGAAAAGAAATTTCCCAAAAAGACGTAGTTAATGCTCTTGTAACAGGTTTTAGTGAAGAGTTCCCTTCAATTTTGTTTACTCCCTCTTCACTTACAGAAGATGAGACGAAAGCCATTCAAAAACTCGCACATGAAAAATATGAGCAGAGGAACTGGAATTCGCTGAGATAG